The following are encoded together in the Paraburkholderia sp. BL10I2N1 genome:
- a CDS encoding IS110 family transposase, giving the protein MEQNEVILGVDTHLDAHVGAVISETGKLLGTLSVSTDTAGYLNLVTWANSFGHLRRAGVEGTGTYGAGLARVLRDHEIEVLEVNRPDRATRRSRGKSDPTDAENAARAVLSGKATAIPKEQSGAAEAMRAVSVARRSAVKAKTQAINQLRALLVSAPQEIRERLLKTKTAECVASCARLRSLGNTPMLQTLTTTLRLLAKRWLALAEELNTLDAMLDRLTSQHAGRLRERFGVGPQTAAVLVAVAGDNPERLKSEAALAALCGTSPLQASSGKTVRHRLNRGGDRSANNALWTIAMVRMRSDPRTRAYVERRTKEGMSNKEIHRCLKRYIVRELYPLILADLAESTRVP; this is encoded by the coding sequence ATGGAACAAAACGAAGTGATTCTGGGTGTCGACACGCATCTGGATGCGCATGTTGGGGCTGTGATCAGTGAGACGGGGAAACTCCTTGGAACGCTGTCGGTATCGACCGACACGGCAGGATATCTCAACCTGGTGACCTGGGCGAATTCGTTCGGTCATCTGCGCCGTGCCGGCGTAGAAGGGACCGGCACCTATGGAGCGGGTTTGGCGCGCGTGCTGCGCGATCACGAGATTGAAGTACTCGAAGTCAATCGCCCCGACCGGGCGACACGTCGGTCTCGAGGGAAGTCCGATCCCACCGATGCAGAAAATGCAGCCCGCGCGGTTCTCTCCGGAAAAGCAACTGCTATTCCCAAGGAGCAGTCCGGCGCTGCCGAAGCAATGCGCGCCGTCTCCGTTGCCAGACGCAGCGCTGTAAAAGCGAAAACGCAGGCCATCAATCAGTTGCGGGCTTTGCTGGTCAGCGCGCCACAGGAAATTCGCGAGCGCCTTCTGAAAACGAAGACAGCAGAATGCGTTGCGAGCTGCGCCCGCCTGCGCTCGTTGGGCAACACGCCCATGTTGCAAACGTTGACGACCACGTTGCGCTTGCTGGCCAAGCGCTGGCTGGCGCTGGCAGAGGAACTCAACACGCTCGATGCCATGCTTGATCGCCTGACCAGCCAGCACGCCGGCCGGCTTCGTGAGAGATTCGGTGTTGGCCCACAGACCGCTGCAGTGCTCGTCGCCGTCGCGGGCGACAATCCCGAACGCCTGAAAAGCGAGGCTGCGCTGGCGGCGCTTTGTGGCACGAGCCCGTTGCAGGCATCGTCTGGCAAAACGGTCCGGCATCGCTTGAACAGGGGCGGCGACCGGTCTGCAAACAATGCCTTGTGGACCATTGCGATGGTGCGGATGAGAAGCGATCCTCGGACCCGTGCTTATGTCGAGCGCCGGACCAAAGAAGGCATGTCGAACAAGGAAATTCATCGCTGCCTCAAGCGCTATATCGTGAGGGAGCTGTACCCGCTCATCCTCGCGGATCTGGCCGAGTCAACGCGTGTCCCTTGA
- a CDS encoding CidA/LrgA family protein: protein MILSLGILLAFQCLGEAISRVARVPVPGPVIGMVLFLFLLSAAPSLTEQVEYVSRGLLNHLSLLFVPAGVGVMVLANVMKAQLLAIAVALVVSTILSMAVAALVTASLMARLEEKKARAEAAKVDTA from the coding sequence GTGATCCTGTCGCTCGGCATCCTGCTTGCGTTTCAGTGCCTCGGGGAAGCTATTTCGCGTGTTGCCAGAGTGCCGGTTCCAGGCCCTGTTATAGGCATGGTTCTGTTTCTGTTTCTTCTATCGGCAGCACCTTCCCTGACTGAACAGGTGGAATATGTTTCGCGTGGCTTGCTGAACCATCTCTCGCTCCTCTTCGTACCGGCCGGCGTCGGCGTGATGGTGCTTGCAAACGTAATGAAAGCCCAGTTGCTGGCCATTGCTGTCGCGCTCGTCGTCAGCACCATCCTCTCGATGGCGGTTGCGGCTTTGGTAACCGCTTCATTGATGGCCCGGCTCGAAGAGAAAAAAGCCCGCGCGGAAGCGGCGAAGGTCGATACAGCGTAG
- a CDS encoding ShlB/FhaC/HecB family hemolysin secretion/activation protein yields MKSTCWKTKYRGNLKVPTPADTAAAARANAEQNQQVREQHEAQQREATVKAPSVRSTVARTSGWPELPTETPCFRIESFLPDVPATLPDAVRAQGASALPLDRFAFTREWLDHYAGQCVGKQGLDVIVKGLQQTILSRGYITTRVLVPEQDLSTGTLKIALVPGVIRDLRFADPADGSTIRGTWKSAFPARGGDMLNLRDLEQGLEQMKRVGSQDVSMQIVPTDVPGESDVVLDVKRANPWTVVASVDNSGTRATGKLQGNLSLGIDNPLGLNDIFSVGASQDLEFGDKRLGSHGFNGSYSIPWGYWTGTLSANTNTYYQQIAGVNQTFVSSGNAQTVDFKLQRVIRRSQNDVLGVQFRLTKRFGDSFIEDTEIPQQRRNNTFIEAGLTNRHYFGASQFDGSLAYRQGVGGLGATPDPYAVGPTYRFHMAVLDANLSVPFQIASQPLRYVTTIHGQFTNDTLFYIDDLTIGSRYTVRGFDGETMLAAERGFYWRNELQLPIGQTGQSLYAGLDYGRVFGPNTAFLAGTQLAGAVIGIRGSVPARFAGFAYDLFAGTPVYKPANFPTARVTLGFQVTAQL; encoded by the coding sequence ATAAAATCCACCTGCTGGAAGACGAAATATCGAGGGAACCTCAAGGTGCCGACGCCCGCCGATACCGCTGCAGCGGCGCGCGCCAACGCCGAACAGAACCAGCAGGTCAGGGAACAGCACGAAGCGCAGCAACGCGAAGCGACCGTTAAAGCGCCGTCCGTGCGGTCAACCGTAGCGCGCACTTCGGGGTGGCCTGAACTGCCAACCGAAACGCCATGCTTTCGCATCGAGTCGTTCTTGCCCGATGTGCCCGCGACGTTGCCCGATGCGGTGCGTGCGCAAGGTGCGTCCGCGCTGCCCTTGGACCGCTTCGCCTTCACCCGCGAATGGCTCGATCACTACGCGGGCCAGTGCGTCGGCAAGCAGGGCCTCGACGTAATCGTCAAGGGACTGCAGCAGACCATCCTGAGCCGGGGCTACATCACCACGCGCGTACTGGTGCCCGAGCAGGATCTGTCAACGGGCACGCTGAAGATCGCGCTGGTGCCTGGTGTCATCCGGGACCTGCGCTTCGCCGATCCCGCTGATGGTTCGACAATTCGCGGCACATGGAAGTCCGCCTTCCCTGCCCGTGGTGGCGACATGCTCAACCTGCGCGACCTCGAACAGGGGCTGGAGCAGATGAAGCGCGTCGGCAGCCAGGACGTGTCGATGCAGATCGTCCCGACCGACGTACCCGGCGAAAGCGATGTGGTGCTCGACGTGAAGCGCGCGAACCCGTGGACCGTCGTCGCCTCGGTCGACAACAGCGGCACACGGGCAACCGGCAAGCTGCAGGGCAACCTGAGCCTCGGCATCGACAACCCGCTAGGCCTGAATGACATCTTTAGCGTCGGCGCCAGCCAGGATCTGGAGTTCGGCGACAAGCGCCTCGGCTCGCACGGCTTCAACGGTTCGTATTCGATCCCATGGGGCTACTGGACCGGCACGCTGTCGGCCAACACGAACACGTACTACCAGCAGATCGCGGGCGTGAACCAGACGTTCGTGTCGAGCGGCAATGCGCAGACGGTCGATTTCAAGCTGCAGCGCGTGATCCGCCGCAGCCAGAACGATGTGCTCGGCGTGCAGTTCCGGCTCACGAAGCGCTTCGGTGACAGCTTCATTGAAGATACCGAGATTCCGCAGCAGCGTCGCAACAACACCTTCATCGAGGCTGGACTGACCAACCGCCACTACTTCGGCGCATCGCAGTTCGACGGCAGCCTCGCCTACCGCCAGGGCGTCGGTGGACTGGGCGCGACACCGGACCCATACGCCGTCGGCCCCACGTACCGGTTTCACATGGCCGTGCTCGACGCGAACCTGTCGGTGCCGTTCCAGATCGCGAGCCAACCGCTGCGCTATGTCACGACCATTCACGGCCAGTTCACGAACGACACGCTGTTCTATATCGATGACCTGACGATCGGCAGCCGCTATACGGTGCGCGGTTTCGACGGCGAGACGATGCTCGCGGCCGAACGCGGCTTTTACTGGCGCAACGAACTGCAGTTGCCGATCGGCCAGACGGGCCAGTCGCTATACGCAGGTCTCGACTATGGCCGGGTATTCGGCCCGAACACCGCGTTCCTCGCCGGCACGCAACTGGCCGGCGCGGTGATCGGGATTCGCGGCAGTGTGCCGGCGCGCTTTGCCGGATTCGCCTATGACCTGTTCGCCGGGACGCCTGTCTACAAACCCGCGAACTTTCCGACCGCGCGCGTGACCCTCGGCTTCCAGGTGACCGCGCAGCTATGA
- a CDS encoding response regulator transcription factor, translating into MAQTAQTAQTTAMELIRVAVIADSPQVRASLQALVEDSPALGFAGSAADVELLADRLAGSVPDVIVIDVEPEASDTLKAALDLGHAPPALVVLTDDADSDWIVAALAGDAMAILHRDAMPDEIVASIKAAAAGLCVLSPEILARLLAERKPPRQAASGIPFETLTLREIEVLAMLAEGLGNKDIARQLDISDNTVKFHLSSIFGKLGATNRTEAVMLGMRHGFIMM; encoded by the coding sequence ATGGCGCAGACGGCACAGACGGCACAGACGACAGCGATGGAGCTGATCCGGGTCGCGGTCATTGCGGATTCGCCGCAGGTCCGCGCAAGCTTGCAGGCGCTTGTCGAGGACAGCCCCGCACTCGGATTCGCGGGAAGCGCAGCCGACGTAGAATTGCTCGCGGATCGCCTTGCCGGTTCAGTGCCCGATGTGATCGTCATCGACGTGGAGCCGGAGGCGAGCGACACGCTCAAGGCAGCACTTGACCTGGGGCACGCGCCGCCTGCGCTCGTCGTGTTGACCGACGACGCGGATAGCGACTGGATCGTCGCAGCCTTAGCGGGCGACGCGATGGCGATCCTGCATCGGGACGCGATGCCAGACGAAATCGTCGCGTCGATCAAGGCCGCTGCCGCGGGCCTTTGCGTACTGTCGCCGGAGATCCTCGCGAGACTGCTTGCCGAACGGAAGCCGCCGCGTCAGGCGGCCTCCGGTATCCCCTTCGAAACGCTGACCTTACGCGAGATCGAAGTACTGGCGATGCTCGCCGAAGGACTCGGCAACAAGGACATCGCGCGGCAGCTCGACATCTCGGACAACACGGTGAAATTCCACCTCTCCTCCATTTTCGGCAAGCTGGGCGCGACCAACCGCACTGAAGCAGTGATGCTCGGGATGCGTCACGGGTTCATCATGATGTAG
- a CDS encoding CsgG/HfaB family protein, with product MKTSTKLGMLIAASVTAALCGCATESSRTLPVPVVSSAQIPFAGQPVEIAIGKFDNRSSYMRGIFSDGIDRLGGQAKTILITHLQQSRRFNVLDRDNLDEITQEARFMKKGQAVKGANFVVTGDVTEFGRKEVGDQQLFGILGRGKSQVAYANVNLNVVNTTTSEVVLSSQGAEEYSLSNREIIGFGGTAGYDSTLNGKVLDLAIQEAVNHLVEQVDAGALHAAK from the coding sequence TTGAAAACGTCAACAAAGCTCGGGATGCTGATCGCAGCATCCGTTACCGCAGCCCTGTGCGGCTGCGCCACCGAATCGTCCCGGACCCTGCCCGTACCGGTCGTCAGCAGCGCGCAAATACCGTTTGCGGGCCAGCCGGTCGAGATTGCGATCGGCAAGTTCGACAACCGTTCGAGCTACATGCGGGGCATTTTTTCGGACGGCATCGATCGTCTGGGTGGTCAGGCAAAGACGATCCTCATCACCCACCTGCAACAGAGTCGCCGCTTCAACGTGCTGGATCGCGACAACCTGGACGAGATCACGCAGGAAGCGCGTTTCATGAAGAAGGGCCAGGCGGTAAAGGGCGCCAATTTTGTTGTGACTGGCGACGTGACGGAGTTTGGTCGCAAGGAAGTGGGTGATCAGCAACTGTTTGGCATTCTCGGACGCGGCAAGAGTCAGGTCGCGTACGCGAATGTGAATCTGAATGTCGTCAATACGACAACCTCCGAGGTGGTGCTGTCAAGCCAGGGCGCGGAAGAGTACAGCCTGTCGAACCGCGAAATCATCGGATTCGGCGGTACAGCGGGCTATGACTCGACGCTGAACGGCAAGGTGCTCGATCTGGCGATTCAGGAGGCGGTCAATCATCTTGTTGAGCAGGTCGATGCGGGCGCACTGCATGCAGCGAAATAA
- a CDS encoding DUF799 domain-containing protein → MLKVISLKLLSVVSVLGLLAACAGPVQHVDYTAFKKSQPRSILVLPPLNETSDVKATSGMLSQMTLPLAEAGYYVMPVALMDETFRQNGLTTPADVQQVAPAKLREIFGADAALYPKVTQYGSIYTVIDSTTVVAASAKLVDLKTGDVLWEGTGRATGKELGGNVNVGFGLIAALAQAAVKQVAHTLSDDSHDVAGLTSRRLLSAGLPNGLLYGPHSPKYGTD, encoded by the coding sequence ATGTTGAAAGTCATTTCTCTCAAGCTGCTGTCCGTGGTATCCGTGCTGGGTCTGCTTGCCGCGTGTGCGGGTCCGGTGCAGCATGTCGATTACACCGCGTTCAAAAAGAGCCAGCCGCGCTCCATTCTCGTTTTGCCACCCCTGAATGAAACCTCGGACGTGAAGGCGACGTCTGGCATGCTGTCGCAGATGACGTTGCCGCTTGCCGAAGCCGGCTACTACGTGATGCCCGTGGCGCTGATGGATGAAACCTTCCGGCAGAACGGCCTCACCACGCCAGCTGATGTCCAGCAGGTGGCTCCCGCGAAGCTTCGCGAGATCTTCGGCGCGGACGCAGCGCTGTACCCGAAGGTCACGCAGTACGGCTCGATCTATACGGTCATTGACAGCACAACCGTCGTTGCCGCATCGGCGAAGCTCGTGGATCTGAAGACGGGTGACGTGCTCTGGGAGGGAACCGGCCGGGCGACCGGCAAGGAACTCGGGGGAAACGTCAACGTCGGCTTCGGGCTGATAGCCGCGCTGGCGCAGGCGGCAGTCAAGCAGGTCGCGCACACGCTGTCGGATGACAGTCACGACGTGGCGGGGTTGACCAGCCGGCGGCTTCTGTCGGCGGGGCTCCCGAATGGCTTGCTGTACGGTCCGCATTCACCGAAGTACGGGACCGACTGA
- a CDS encoding DUF4810 domain-containing protein → MKKGVWLPLMAAGVFLTGCAATQSTPLLYQWDGYQPQVYEYFKGQTSPQQQIDALEQALQQIRAKGNKPPPGFHAQLGMLYASTVNDQQAQQELEAEKQLFPESTTYMDFLLKKSKSQ, encoded by the coding sequence ATGAAGAAGGGCGTGTGGTTGCCGCTGATGGCTGCGGGCGTATTCCTGACGGGATGCGCGGCGACCCAATCGACTCCACTGCTCTACCAGTGGGATGGCTATCAGCCGCAGGTCTACGAGTATTTCAAGGGGCAAACGAGCCCGCAACAGCAGATCGACGCGCTGGAGCAGGCGTTGCAACAGATCCGCGCGAAGGGCAATAAGCCACCCCCCGGCTTTCATGCACAGCTCGGAATGCTCTATGCAAGCACTGTCAACGATCAGCAGGCGCAGCAGGAACTGGAGGCGGAGAAACAGTTGTTCCCGGAATCAACGACCTATATGGACTTTCTGTTGAAAAAGTCCAAATCACAATAA
- a CDS encoding sensor domain-containing diguanylate cyclase: MDSLLIGRATLKQVVFAGACAMLGLLTLAVAAPRAQQTLPAIMPFMPMCALTVFTTSGIAAFLLSARFTATQQPMLGALGGAYAFTAITVALQLLMFPGVFTRTGLFGAGPYSAAWMWVFWHAGFPLLVILAALLRDRFPSRPIDLPHGDLWRWALIGVPVALAVALGVLAIHANLAEPFHMAPETDVLSGRRTVLVICSLNVVAIVVVLFKGRLRTVLDLWVAIAVLTSFVDASLNLLSMVPFTVGWYVARIFSMLAPGVLVCVLVWEVTVLYRQLSEAHASLLQSSTRDALTLVYNRSYFNDQFPREFDRSTRNGQPLSLIMVDVDNFKHYNDAFGHLRGDACLSAIASALAGTARRPGDFVARYGGEEFALVLPDTGADEASDIAEQARLAVMHLGLPAPVPAGQITISAGCATSQRNMPATPSGLVQAADAALYDAKRAGRNRVGSVTPAR, from the coding sequence ATGGACAGCTTGCTTATCGGACGGGCGACACTCAAACAGGTCGTTTTTGCAGGCGCCTGTGCGATGCTCGGTCTGCTCACGTTGGCGGTCGCCGCGCCGCGCGCGCAACAGACGTTACCGGCCATCATGCCGTTCATGCCGATGTGCGCGCTCACGGTATTCACCACGTCGGGAATCGCCGCCTTCCTCCTCAGCGCCCGCTTTACCGCGACGCAACAACCGATGCTCGGCGCGCTCGGCGGCGCGTACGCATTCACAGCGATTACCGTCGCTTTGCAACTGCTGATGTTCCCCGGCGTGTTCACGCGCACGGGCCTGTTCGGCGCCGGCCCTTATAGTGCGGCCTGGATGTGGGTGTTCTGGCATGCGGGATTTCCGCTGCTCGTCATTCTGGCGGCGCTGCTCCGCGACCGCTTCCCGAGCAGGCCGATCGACCTGCCTCATGGCGATTTGTGGAGATGGGCGTTGATCGGCGTTCCAGTCGCGCTGGCCGTTGCGCTAGGCGTACTCGCCATTCATGCAAATCTGGCGGAACCGTTTCATATGGCGCCTGAGACGGACGTGCTGTCAGGCAGGCGAACCGTACTCGTCATCTGCTCGCTGAACGTCGTCGCGATCGTCGTCGTGCTGTTCAAAGGGCGACTGCGGACCGTGCTCGATCTATGGGTCGCCATTGCCGTACTGACGTCCTTCGTCGACGCCAGCCTGAATCTGCTGAGCATGGTCCCGTTCACCGTCGGCTGGTACGTTGCACGGATTTTCAGCATGCTTGCTCCGGGTGTCCTTGTTTGCGTCCTGGTATGGGAAGTGACCGTGCTCTACCGCCAGTTGTCCGAGGCGCATGCGTCCCTGCTGCAATCGTCGACCCGCGACGCGCTGACACTCGTTTATAACCGCAGCTACTTTAACGATCAGTTTCCAAGGGAATTCGACCGATCGACGCGCAACGGTCAGCCGCTGTCGCTCATCATGGTCGATGTCGACAATTTCAAACATTACAACGATGCCTTTGGCCATCTTCGGGGCGATGCCTGCCTGAGCGCCATTGCCAGCGCGCTGGCAGGAACAGCGCGTCGGCCAGGAGATTTCGTCGCCCGTTACGGCGGTGAAGAATTCGCACTGGTGTTACCCGATACGGGAGCGGACGAAGCATCGGATATTGCCGAGCAGGCACGGCTCGCGGTCATGCATCTGGGTTTGCCCGCGCCGGTGCCCGCCGGTCAGATCACCATCAGCGCCGGGTGCGCGACGAGCCAGCGAAACATGCCGGCCACACCCAGCGGACTCGTTCAGGCGGCGGACGCCGCGCTCTACGACGCAAAGCGGGCGGGACGTAATCGGGTCGGGTCCGTCACGCCGGCACGATGA
- a CDS encoding trypsin-like peptidase domain-containing protein, translating to MDLSDNLAGIVERVGRGVVAVHGRHRIPSSGVIWRQGVVVTAAHTLRRDDGIEVTLTDGRTVAAVLVGRDTGTDIAVLKLDGVDLDPVESGDARSLKAGHLALAVARADGSSISADFGVIGGTGGPWRTWRGGQLDALVRLDGGLHPGFSGAALADVRGQVMGICTSALARGFGIVIPGMTVERVTDELLAKGHVSRGYLGVGTQQVNLSEAWIRKMNPSSSRGLLVNSLAPGGPAEQAGVLIGDVLIELDGKPCRDMDDLHTALGSGSIGQPLKIALIRGGERSECSITVGERPQRNACR from the coding sequence CTGGATCTGTCCGACAATCTGGCGGGAATCGTCGAGCGGGTCGGCCGGGGCGTCGTCGCGGTACACGGCCGGCATCGCATTCCGTCAAGTGGGGTAATCTGGCGCCAAGGCGTCGTCGTCACGGCTGCGCACACGCTCAGGCGTGACGACGGGATCGAAGTCACGCTGACCGATGGCCGTACGGTCGCGGCAGTCCTCGTGGGCCGTGACACGGGCACCGACATCGCCGTTCTGAAACTGGACGGCGTGGACCTGGACCCGGTCGAATCCGGTGATGCACGCTCGCTCAAGGCCGGCCATCTCGCGCTCGCAGTTGCGCGGGCGGACGGGTCCAGCATCAGCGCTGATTTTGGCGTGATCGGCGGCACAGGCGGTCCGTGGCGGACCTGGCGGGGCGGTCAACTCGATGCGCTCGTGCGACTGGACGGCGGCCTGCATCCCGGTTTCTCCGGCGCGGCCCTTGCGGATGTGCGCGGGCAAGTCATGGGCATCTGCACATCGGCGCTTGCACGTGGCTTCGGTATTGTGATCCCCGGGATGACTGTGGAGCGCGTGACCGATGAACTGCTGGCCAAAGGGCACGTCTCAAGAGGTTATCTTGGCGTCGGTACGCAGCAGGTCAACCTGTCGGAGGCGTGGATCAGGAAGATGAATCCGTCATCCAGTCGCGGATTGCTGGTCAACTCGCTCGCGCCGGGCGGCCCTGCGGAACAGGCGGGCGTGCTCATCGGCGATGTGCTGATCGAACTGGACGGCAAGCCGTGCCGCGACATGGACGACCTGCACACCGCCCTTGGCTCGGGGAGCATCGGCCAGCCGTTGAAAATCGCATTGATCCGGGGCGGTGAGCGCAGCGAGTGTTCGATAACCGTGGGTGAACGCCCGCAACGGAACGCGTGCCGATGA
- the ltrA gene encoding group II intron reverse transcriptase/maturase, with protein sequence MSRARPFAITKQSVWAAWLQVKANHGAHGVDGQTIEAFEERLGPNLYKLWNRMSSGSYFPPPVRGVEIPKGNDRNKKRLLGIPTVADRVAQAVVRNYLEAQVEPCFHPDSYAYRPSRSALDAIAAVRGRCWKYDWVLEFDIKGAFDHVDHELMMKAVRQHARCTWVELYVERWLKAPMMRGQEMVSRTEGTPQGGVVSPVLFNLYMHYAFDTWMARHFPDTSFVRYADDGLVHCKSEAEARRLQEAIGARLKACGLELHPEKTRIVYCRDGNRKNDYPNTSFDFLGYTFRGRLAKSKRGVYFNSFSAALSGKATKRIREKMRGWNIGRWTEAGIEDIAARANPALRGWWNYYAAFYMSEFKRVIAHLNDILVKWAARKYRRFQRSRAKARTWLRRMAERAPDLLYHWIVGVLPSAG encoded by the coding sequence ATGAGTCGAGCCAGGCCGTTTGCAATAACGAAGCAGTCTGTGTGGGCAGCATGGCTTCAGGTGAAAGCGAACCATGGCGCGCATGGGGTGGACGGGCAAACCATTGAGGCATTTGAAGAGCGGCTTGGACCCAATCTGTACAAGCTGTGGAACCGGATGTCTTCAGGGAGCTACTTCCCACCGCCGGTGCGTGGCGTGGAAATTCCGAAGGGCAACGACAGAAACAAAAAGCGATTGTTGGGAATTCCGACAGTAGCGGACCGCGTTGCCCAGGCAGTTGTACGCAATTATCTTGAAGCGCAGGTAGAGCCCTGTTTCCATCCAGATTCCTATGCTTACCGGCCTTCCAGGTCGGCGCTGGATGCGATTGCTGCTGTCCGGGGTCGTTGCTGGAAATACGACTGGGTACTGGAATTTGACATCAAAGGTGCGTTTGACCACGTTGATCACGAACTCATGATGAAAGCGGTGCGGCAGCATGCCCGTTGCACATGGGTGGAGCTGTACGTCGAACGCTGGTTGAAGGCGCCAATGATGAGGGGGCAGGAAATGGTGTCGCGGACGGAGGGCACGCCGCAGGGTGGTGTCGTCAGCCCGGTGCTGTTTAATCTCTACATGCATTACGCCTTTGATACCTGGATGGCGAGGCACTTTCCGGACACGTCCTTCGTGCGGTACGCCGACGATGGATTGGTCCATTGTAAAAGTGAAGCCGAAGCCAGACGGTTGCAGGAGGCAATCGGTGCGCGTCTCAAGGCCTGTGGCCTGGAACTGCATCCTGAGAAGACGAGGATCGTGTACTGCCGGGATGGGAATCGCAAGAACGACTATCCCAACACGAGCTTCGACTTTCTGGGATACACCTTCCGTGGCCGGCTGGCCAAAAGCAAGCGCGGCGTTTACTTCAACAGCTTCAGTGCTGCCCTGAGCGGCAAGGCGACGAAACGCATCCGCGAGAAAATGCGGGGGTGGAATATCGGTCGCTGGACGGAGGCTGGGATCGAGGACATCGCCGCGCGAGCCAATCCAGCCTTGCGAGGATGGTGGAACTATTACGCGGCGTTCTACATGAGCGAGTTTAAGCGCGTGATCGCCCACCTCAACGACATTCTGGTGAAATGGGCGGCCCGCAAATACCGCCGGTTTCAACGGAGTCGTGCCAAGGCCCGGACCTGGCTCAGGCGGATGGCCGAGCGTGCGCCGGATCTGCTGTACCACTGGATCGTGGGGGTATTGCCATCGGCTGGATGA
- a CDS encoding alpha-hydroxy acid oxidase, whose translation MPIITCIEDLRILAKQRVPRMFYDYADSGSWTESTYRANEADFQHIKLRQRVAVNMENRSTRAQMIGQDVAMPVAIAPTGLTGMQHADGEILAARAAEKFGVPFTLSTMSICSIEDIAASTTKPFWFQVYMMRDRDFVVRLIERARAARCSALMLTLDLQILGQRHKDIKNGLSAPPRPTITNLINLAGKPRWCLGMLGTRRHSFGNIVGHAKGVSDLSSLSSWTAEQFDPALSWADVEWVKKLWGGKLILKGIMDPEDARLAADSGADALIVSNHGGRQLDGAPSSISALPAIVSEAGSRIEVWMDGGIRSGQDVLKAVALGAKGTLIGRSFLYGLGAMGEEGVTRCLEIIQKELDTTMAFCGHTRLQDVDERILLGGRKATSTPGHATGSATHQTGLTVHAD comes from the coding sequence ATGCCAATCATCACTTGCATCGAAGATCTGCGTATCCTCGCCAAACAGCGCGTGCCCCGCATGTTCTATGACTATGCCGATAGCGGGTCGTGGACCGAAAGCACCTATCGCGCGAACGAAGCCGACTTCCAGCACATCAAGCTTCGCCAGCGAGTGGCGGTTAACATGGAGAACCGCAGCACGCGTGCGCAAATGATCGGGCAGGACGTGGCGATGCCGGTCGCGATCGCCCCGACCGGACTGACCGGCATGCAACACGCTGACGGCGAGATCCTTGCGGCGCGAGCCGCTGAGAAGTTCGGGGTGCCTTTCACGTTGTCGACGATGAGCATCTGCTCGATCGAAGACATTGCCGCCAGCACCACGAAGCCGTTCTGGTTTCAGGTTTATATGATGCGCGACCGCGATTTTGTCGTGAGGCTGATCGAGCGGGCGCGCGCCGCACGATGCAGTGCGTTGATGCTCACGCTGGATTTGCAGATCCTTGGGCAGCGCCACAAGGACATTAAAAACGGACTGTCTGCGCCGCCCAGGCCCACGATTACGAACCTGATTAATCTGGCAGGCAAACCTCGCTGGTGCCTCGGCATGCTTGGAACCAGGCGGCACAGTTTTGGGAATATCGTCGGTCACGCGAAGGGTGTCAGCGACCTGTCGTCGCTGAGTTCATGGACTGCAGAGCAGTTTGATCCCGCACTGAGCTGGGCAGACGTGGAGTGGGTGAAAAAGCTGTGGGGCGGCAAGTTGATCCTCAAGGGAATCATGGATCCCGAAGATGCGCGACTTGCAGCGGACAGCGGAGCCGACGCGCTGATCGTTTCCAACCATGGCGGACGCCAGCTTGACGGCGCGCCGTCCTCGATCTCGGCGCTTCCAGCCATTGTCAGCGAGGCCGGGTCGCGAATCGAAGTGTGGATGGATGGGGGCATTCGCAGCGGACAGGACGTCCTGAAAGCCGTCGCGCTTGGCGCCAAAGGAACGCTCATTGGTCGCAGCTTCTTATACGGCCTGGGCGCCATGGGCGAAGAGGGCGTGACCCGATGCCTGGAGATCATTCAAAAGGAACTGGATACCACGATGGCGTTTTGTGGGCATACCCGTCTCCAGGATGTGGATGAGCGCATTCTTCTGGGCGGCCGCAAGGCAACTTCGACACCGGGGCACGCGACGGGTAGTGCGACGCATCAGACCGGTTTGACGGTCCACGCAGACTGA